In Juglans microcarpa x Juglans regia isolate MS1-56 unplaced genomic scaffold, Jm3101_v1.0 JmScfU0070, whole genome shotgun sequence, the following proteins share a genomic window:
- the LOC121245588 gene encoding protein LIGHT-DEPENDENT SHORT HYPOCOTYLS 3-like produces MDSLPELMESSNSENTNITDSITINNSLTAASSSSTASAPGSRYENQKRRDWNTFGQYLKNHRPPLSLSRCSGAHVLEFLRYLDQFGKTKVHTPICPFYGHPNPPAPCPCPLRQAWGSLDALIGRLRAAFEENGGKPEANPFGARAVRLYLREVRDLQSKARGISYEKKKRKRPRQQLPPPQLPPPGASQ; encoded by the exons aTGGACTCGCTCCCAGAATTAATGGAGAGTTCCAACTCCGAGAACACCAACATCACTGATTCTATTACCATCAATAACAGCTTAACTGCCGCAAGCTCTTCTTCAACAGCTTCTGCTCCTGGCAGCCGCTACGAAAACCAGAAGCGCCGGGACTGGAACACCTTCGGCCAATACCTGAAGAACCATCGTCCTCCTCTTTCCCTCTCGAGATGCAGCGGTGCCCACGTTCTTGAATTCCTCCG GTACCTTGACCAATTTGGGAAGACAAAGGTGCACACTCCAATCTGCCCATTTTATGGCCACCCTAATCCTCCAGCCCCTTGCCCATGCCCGCTGCGCCAGGCCTGGGGCAGCCTCGATGCGCTCATTGGACGCCTCCGAGCTGCTTTTGAAGAGAACGGAGGGAAGCCTGAAGCTAACCCATTTGGGGCTCGAGCAGTTAGACTCTATCTTCGTGAGGTTCGTGATTTGCAGTCAAAAGCAAGAGGGATCAGCTATGAGAAAAAGAAGCGGAAGCGCCCCCGGCAACAGTTGCCACCACCGCAGCTGCCTCCCCCAGGTGCAAGTCAATAA